One window of the Palaemon carinicauda isolate YSFRI2023 unplaced genomic scaffold, ASM3689809v2 scaffold114, whole genome shotgun sequence genome contains the following:
- the LOC137635324 gene encoding zinc finger protein 761-like produces the protein MALFNDGALFLDPKMEVKVEPEIFDSSESNLKNSYEYDASVSENGSLRCKWNVDDEESVDTYLGTAVKEDKGKEKGRLSCVISGRELLQKDVLNQEVNQIKEKQIKKRIFGNVNSNALARKRCTCSECGETFSNEFNLTVHLRIHTGEKPYKCNVCSKTFNTKSHLTIHLRVHTGEKPYKCDVCSKTFIKKSYLTLHSRLHTGEKPYKCDVCSKTFNTKSHLTTHLRIHTGEMPYKCDVCRKTFNIKSNLTIHLRVHTGEKPYKCDVCSKTFIKKSYLTLHSRLHTGEKPYKCDVCNKTFNTKSHLTYHLRIHTGERPYKCDVCSKTFITKQCLTIHSRNHTGEKPYKCNVCSKTFNTKQSLTIHTRIHTGEKPYKCNVCSKTFNTKQILNKHSRIHKGEKPYKCDVCSKTFNTKSNLTIHLRIHTGEKPYKCDVCNKTFNTKSHLTYHSRIHTGEKPYKCDVCSKTFNIKSNLTIHLRVHTGEKPYKCDVCSKTFIKKSYLTLHSRLHTGEKPYKCNVCSKTFTQKHNLILHSRLHTGERPYKCNVCSKFFTSKKISH, from the coding sequence ATGGCgctctttaatgatggcgctcttttcttggatccaaaaatggaagtcaaagtagagccagaaatatttgattccagcgaaagcaacttgaaaaattcctacgagtacgatgcatcagtgagtgaaaacggttcattaCGGTGTAAATGGAATGTcgatgatgaggaaagtgtagacacttacttagggacagctgtgaaagaggataaaggaaaagaaaaaggaagactttcatgtgtaatcagtggaagagaattattacagaaagatgttttgaatcaagaggtgaatcaaataaaggagaagcagataaaaaaaaggatctttggtaatgttaactccaatgctctagctagaaagcgatgcacatgcagtgaatgtggggAAACGTTTTCTAATGAATTTAATCTTACtgtgcatttaagaattcacacgggagagaagccatacaagtgcaatgtctgtagcaaaacatttaatacaaaatcacatctcactatacatttaagagttcacacgggagagaagccatacaagtgcgatgtctgtagcaaaacatttattaaaaaaagttaTCTCACTTTACATTCAAGACTTCACACAGGAGAGAAAccatacaagtgtgatgtctgtagcaaaacatttaatacaaaatcacatctcactacacatttaagaattcacacgggagagatgccatacaagtgcgatgtctgtagaaaaacatttaatataaaatCAAATCTCACCatacatttaagagttcacacgggagagaagccatacaagtgcgatgtctgtagcaaaacatttattaaaaaaagttaTCTCACTTTACATTCAAgacttcacacaggagagaagccatacaagtgcgatgtctgtaacaaaacatttaatacaaaatcacatctcacttaccatttaagaattcacacgggagagaggccatacaagtgcgatgtctgtagcaaaacatttattacaaaacagtgtctcactatacattcaagaaatcacacaggagagaagccatacaaatgcaatgtctgtagcaaaacatttaatacaaaacaaagtctcacTATACAtacaagaattcacacgggagagaagccatacaagtgcaacgtctgtagcaaaacatttaatacaaaacaaattctcaataaacattcaagaattcacaagggagagaagccatacaagtgcgatgtctgtagcaaaacatttaatacaaaatcaaaTCTCACTATACATTtgagaattcacacgggagagaagccatacaagtgcgatgtctgtaacaaaacatttaatacaaaatcacatctcacttaccattcaagaattcacacgggagagaagccatacaagtgcgatgtctgtagcaaaacatttaatataaaATCAAATCTCACCatacatttaagagttcacacgggagagaagccatacaagtgcgatgtctgtagcaaaacatttattaaaaaaagttaTCTCACTTTACATTCAAgacttcacacaggagagaagccatacaagtgcaatgtctgtagcaaaacatttacccagaaacaCAATCTCATTTTACATTCAAGacttcacacgggagagaggccatacaaatgcaacgtctgtagcaaattctttacttcgaaaaaaatatctcactaa